In a single window of the Tetrapisispora phaffii CBS 4417 chromosome 11, complete genome genome:
- the TPHA0K02310 gene encoding uncharacterized protein (similar to Saccharomyces cerevisiae VMR1 (YHL035C) and YBT1 (YLL048C); ancestral locus Anc_4.6) encodes MSTCQIWDFDDLTSCSRIKYLNEDIPLYLLLGLLAYVCYNIYSTRNGASSIKLPMIPEDKEFTLNENGRHHTAGLEIHHPVQYFEDFADNISDKEEYTITSTNGLQVSNKDGHHKIQPSIHMHNQIKADHYDLDTRLPSWTGIRSFEPLIIVRQRKRLDVINIIIEFSFVFSQVVYHCYWLDNISSFKDDSKTELTFFSMFIKLLLWIFLAITVFFRLINTNQAFSFISSRLGNLWNVSFTSYFIVFMSHILPYRSTLINSEISKLDTKYYSHQFYVNLILFFQLFTSPVKNQFPILYRNLPDSISSPEPISSLISLISFTWLSPLILMSIRSTLDSNEVWDLIKDDYSLNVIKHFQRFKINHFKDKSFSFQFLTFFWKLISIQIIWAVFSSIFSFIPTILLKKILEFVENPEPERYQIAWLYVSSMLLSKVIVAICQGQIAFVGRRISIRMRSIIISAIYEKGLKKSILDNLSNDESECFRFVDEPNTAEKFSDGGIINLMATDAIKVGELCNYLHSSIEALIMAVVAVILLYRILGTAAFIGTAVIIFFIPFNVFLTKLIARFQRETLTFTDQRIQNLNETFQSIRIIKSFGWENNIIQKILGLRNKEISVLKRNSITWSINALVWYLSPTIITTLSFSYYILVDKQDLTTPVAFTALALFNLLKAPLDQLSNTINFLTQSKVSLDRIEKFLSVKETTKFENLSVDSSQNRLAFSGATLGWCGNKKSFQLRNINAEFEMGKLNLVIGPTGSGKTSLLMALLGELHLFSGKVFVPNLESKFNLIPESDNLLNSIAYCSQLPWIFNDTIRNNIIFDMGYDKDRYENVVIACGLERDFQILNLGDKTIVGDKGSCLSGGQKQRISLARALYSKSRHLILDDCLSAVDSHSAKWIYNVCITGPLMQGRTCILVSHNVSLTIKKASKVFMIENGYIVASGRPIDLIKQGYFPDITNFDTIATDVEDLNTIFRSNKLEDSSDLKSRISGDNFGETSSDNLDTKVADDIFARELCEDNSKKTSINIEFIEDIEEGLENNVSGAVNSEVYKWYFDLYGGHKMIIFICGLLLLAHAIYVSQSWWLRYWSNDNSLDVNGGTIGNESSLYYLRIYFLIGVTHSIISSTRGIFSFFAGVNTANLIFKKLLYRVVNSKLTFFDNTPIGRIMNRFSKDIQVLDSELAPFLDGVFSCFIQAVTALMLIVFITPKFLIIAIFIICSSITIGYLYLCCSRELKRFESSSKSPVYQHFTETLSGLVTIRAFGNEIKFLKENLDFIDENNKFFFYMWSVNSWLSFRIDLLGAITVFGSGAFILLNADKIDAGLAGISLTYAVTFTEFCLWMVKFYSTVEMSMNSVERLKEYMEIEEEALADPGAITPSENWPVQGAITFANYSLRYAPKLPDVLKQLNLKIDGGSKIGVVGRTGAGKSTIISALFRFLDCSSGKILIDDLDISEINLRRLRSCLTIIPQDPSLFVGTIRSNLDPNEEYENKDIYDALVKVHLLTEDYLANLNYDANADVAYDENIFLNLDSPISEGGINLSQGQRQLICLARSILHCSKIVLLDEATASIDYKSDFKVQETIRNEFSQKTILTIAHRIKSVIDYDKILVLDAGQALEFDHPYVLLQNKSSIFYSMCMQSGELDILLKLAREAYEKS; translated from the coding sequence ATGAGTACATGCCAAATTTGGGATTTCGATGACTTGACTTCTTGCAGCAGAATTAAATATCTTAATGAAGATATTCCACTGTACTTACTACTAGGATTGCTAGCATATGTTTGTTATAACATTTATTCCACCAGGAATGGGGCCAGTTCAATAAAACTCCCCATGATACCTGAAGATAAAGAATTTACCTTAAATGAGAACGGGAGACACCACACTGCTGGATTGGAAATTCATCATCCTGTTCAGTATTTTGAGGATTTTGCCGATAATATTAGCGATAAGGAGGAATACACAATTACAAGTACTAATGGTTTACAAGTTAGCAATAAGGACGGACATCATAAAATACAACCTAGCATTCATATGcataatcaaataaaagCTGATCATTATGATTTAGATACAAGACTACCTAGTTGGACAGGTATTAGAAGTTTTGAACCGTTAATAATAGTACGTCAGCGTAAGCGTCTCgatgttattaatataataatagaattCAGTTTTGTTTTCAGTCAAGTAGTTTATCATTGCTATTGGCTTGATAACATTTCATCTTTCAAAGATGATAGCAAAACGGAGTTGACATTTTTCAGCATGTTTATAAAGTTACTCCTTTGGATTTTCCTTGCAATAACGGTATTTTTCCGTCTGATTAATACCAACCAagcattttcttttatatcaTCAAGGCTAGGGAATCTTTGGAATGTTTCATTTACTTCTTATTTCATAGTATTTATGTCACACATTTTACCATACAGGTCGACGTTAATTAATAGTGAAATATCTAAGTTGGATACCAAATACTATTCACATCAATTCTATGTTAatcttattttattctttcaattgtttaCATCACCTgtgaaaaatcaatttccTATTTTATATAGGAATTTACCTGATTCGATATCAAGTCCAGAACCAATCTCTTCTTTAATTAGTCTGATTTCATTTACATGGTTATCTCCACTTATCCTGATGTCTATCAGGAGTACTCTAGATTCAAATGAGGTTTGGgatttaattaaagatgattattcattgaatgttattaaacattttcaaagattcaaaattaatcaTTTCAAAGATAAGTCTTTtagttttcaatttttaacattCTTTTGGAAATTAATTAgtatacaaataatatggGCTGTGTTctcttcaatattttcatttattccAACAATactattaaaaaaaatactaGAGTTTGTTGAAAATCCTGAACCTGAACGTTATCAAATTGCGTGGTTATATGTTTCTAGTATGTTATTATCGAAGGTAATAGTGGCAATTTGCCAAGGTCAAATTGCCTTTGTAGGTCGAAGAATATCTATCAGAATGAGAAGTATAATCATATCAGCGATTTATGAAAAAGGTCTGAAAAAATCCATATTGGACAATCTTAGTAACGATGAAAGTGAATGCTTTCGGTTTGTTGATGAACCTAACACTGCAGAAAAATTTAGTGACGGtggaattattaatttaatggCCACAGACGCCATCAAAGTGGGTGAATTATGTAATTATTTGCATTCTTCAATAGAAGCACTTATAATGGCAGTAGTTGCAGTAATTCTATTGTATAGAATATTGGGTACAGCAGCCTTCATTGGAACAGCcgttattattttttttatacCTTTTAATGTATTCCTAACTAAGCTAATAGCACGCTTTCAGAGAGAAACTTTAACTTTTACTGATCAACgtattcaaaatttaaatgagacatttcaatcaattcgcataattaaatcatttggTTGGGAGAATAATatcattcaaaaaattttaggTTTGCgaaacaaagaaatatcAGTATTGAAAAGGAATTCTATAACTTGGTCAATAAATGCGTTGGTATGGTATTTAAGTCCTACCATTATCACTACATTATCGTTTTCATATTACATATTAGTTGATAAACAAGATTTGACAACACCGGTGGCCTTTACTGCTTTAGCGCTATTTAATTTGTTGAAGGCCCCGTTAGATCAGTTATCTAATACCATAAATTTCCTTACTCAATCAAAAGTTTCATTAGACAGAATAGAAAAGTTTTTATCTGTGAAAGAAACTACTAAATTCGAAAATCTAAGTGTAGATTCTTCCCAAAATAGACTTGCATTCAGTGGTGCAACATTGGGTTGGTGtggtaataaaaaaagtttCCAATTGCGTAATATTAATGCTGAATTCGAAATGggaaaattaaatttggtAATAGGTCCAACAGGTTCTGGTAAGACATCTTTATTAATGGCATTATTGGGCGAATTACATCTATTTTCAGGGAAAGTGTTTGTTCCAAACCTAGAGTCGAAGTTCAATTTAATTCCTGAATCAGAcaatcttttaaattcaattgcaTATTGCTCTCAGTTGCCTTGGATATTCAATGACACtattagaaataatattatatttgatatggGTTATGACAAAGATCGTTATGAAAATGTAGTTATTGCTTGTGGTTTAGAAAGAGATTTCcagatattaaatttaggAGATAAAACTATTGTTGGGGACAAAGGTTCATGTTTATCTGGTGGCCAGAAGCAAAGAATATCTTTGGCAAGAGCGTTATATTCTAAATCAAGGCATTTGATTCTTGATGACTGTTTAAGTGCAGTAGATTCGCATAGTGCAAAATGGATATATAACGTATGCATAACAGGGCCATTAATGCAAGGAAGAACGTGCATTCTTGTATCACATAACGTTTCCctaactataaagaaggCTTCGAAGGTTTTTATGATTGAAAATGGATACATAGTAGCGAGTGGAAGACCTATTGACTTGATTAAACAAGGATATTTTCCTGATATTACTAATTTTGATACGATAGCTACCGATGTTGAAGATCTAAACACAATATTTAGAAGTAATAAATTAGAGGATAGTTCTGACCTCAAAAGTAGGATCTCAGGAGACAATTTTGGAGAGACTAGCTCTGATAACTTGGATACAAAAGTCGCCGATGATATATTTGCACGGGAATTATGTGAGGATAATTCAAAGAAGACTTCcattaatattgaattcattgaagatattgaagagggtttagaaaataatgtttcAGGTGCAGTTAATTCAGAGGTTTATAAATGGTACTTCGACTTATATGGAGGTCacaaaatgataatatttatatgtggtttgttattattagcGCATGCTATATATGTAAGCCAATCCTGGTGGCTTCGGTATTGGTCGAACGATAACAGTTTAGATGTTAATGGAGGAACAATAGGGAATGAAAGTTCGTTATATTACTTACGTATTTACTTCCTCATTGGTGTTACTCATTCGATCATTTCATCAACGAGAGGTATATTTTCGTTTTTTGCTGGTGTGAATACAGcaaatttgatatttaagaaattaCTTTACCGTGTTGTTAATAGTAAATTAactttttttgataatacaCCAATTGGAAGAATAATGAACAGATTCTCTAAAGATATTCAAGTGCTAGATTCTGAATTAGCTCCTTTTCTTGATGGTGTTTTTTCTTGCTTTATTCAAGCAGTGACTGCTCTGATGCTTATCGTATTCATTACtccaaaatttttaatcatcgccatttttattatatgcTCTTCTATTACGATAGGATACCTCTATTTATGCTGTTCAAGAGAACTAAAACGGTTTGAGTCGAGTAGCAAATCTCCTGTGTATCAGCATTTCACTGAAACTTTGAGTGGGCTTGTAACTATCCGTGCTTTTGGGAACgaaataaaattcttaaaagaaaatctaGATTTCATTGATGAGaataataaattctttttttatatgtGGTCAGTTAATAGTTGGTTGTCTTTTAGGATTGATTTATTGGGTGCAATTACGGTATTTGGTTCTGGTGCttttatattgttaaatGCTGACAAAATTGATGCTGGTTTAGCCGGTATTTCATTAACTTATGCAGTCACTTTTACTGAATTTTGTCTTTGGATGgtaaaattttattcaacAGTTGAAATGAGTATGAATTCTGTTGAACgattaaaagaatatatgGAAATTGAGGAAGAAGCATTAGCAGATCCGGGTGCCATTACTCCTAGCGAAAATTGGCCAGTACAGGGTGCCATTACTTTTGCCAACTATTCGTTAAGGTATGCCCCTAAATTGCCTGATGTTTTAAAACagttaaatttaaaaattgatggAGGATCTAAGATAGGGGTGGTAGGGAGAACCGGTGCAGGGAAATCAACTATTATTTCAGCTTTATTCAGATTTTTAGATTGTTCATCTGGTAAGATTTTAATCGATGATCTTGATATAAGTGAAATAAACTTGAGAAGACTTCGTTCATGTTTGACAATTATTCCTCAAGATCCTTCACTTTTTGTTGGCACTATCAGATCCAACTTAGATCCGAATGAAGAATATGagaataaagatatttacGACGCATTAGTCAAAGTTCACCTACTAACAGAAGACTATCTTGctaatttgaattatgaCGCCAATGCAGACGTTGCTTATGATgagaatatttttctaaatttagaTAGTCCTATATCTGAAGGTGGTATAAATTTATCGCAAGGGCAACGACAACTGATCTGCTTAGCAAGATCCATACTTCATTGCTCaaaaattgtattattGGATGAGGCAACTGCATCCATTGATTACAAGTCTGATTTCAAAGTTCAAGAGACCATAAGAAATGAATTTTCTCAAAAAACAATTCTGACTATTGCTCATAGAATAAAATCTGTTATAGATTATGATAAGATATTGGTTTTAGATGCAGGCCAGGCACTCGAATTTGACCATCCGTATGTATTACTCCAGAATAAGTCTAGTATTTTCTATAGTATGTGCATGCAATCCGGTGAATTAGATATCCTTTTAAAGTTAGCAAGAGAAGCTTATGAAAAATCCTaa
- the SBP1 gene encoding Sbp1p (similar to Saccharomyces cerevisiae SBP1 (YHL034C) and RNP1 (YLL046C); ancestral locus Anc_4.7), with protein sequence MEDIQEVQEVQESIPAEEVQENTDTKIVIDPDTTIFVGNLASSCTEEDLYSLFSSEAGGVKVDIPPARQNENISSNGYSRKFHNKFAFVTFPEKIDMDKILEKYDQQVIKDKAIFIRKGLSPEERDAAKGERMANRRGRGGSRGSFRGSFRGDKGNFRGGSYNSRGGSYRGSTSRGSFRGGRGGSTSVPPRKEKTPLNEMERSTDTLYVNNIPYYANKHELAHFFGINEEDVVLPMRRMRDQRTKRVFFSKRMNRGIAFVTFTDPNVDIIKKSEEFQGKVFQDRAIVVDVAALKPVFPGDNANEEITDGLEEEQKPDTAAAINQDE encoded by the coding sequence ATGGAAGATATTCAAGAAGTTCAAGAGGTACAGGAATCTATTCCTGCCGAGGAAGTACAAGAAAACACCGATACAAAGATTGTAATTGACCCTGATACTACCATATTTGTGGGTAATTTAGCTTCGTCTTGCACTGAAGAAGATTTATATTCTTTGTTTAGTAGTGAAGCTGGAGGTGTTAAAGTTGATATTCCTCCTGCAAGACagaatgaaaatatttcaagtAATGGCTATTCACGTAAGTttcataataaatttgCTTTTGTCACCTTCCCAGAAAAGATTGATATGGATAAAATCCTTGAAAAGTACGATCAACAAGTGATCAAGGACAAAgcaatttttattagaaaagGGTTGAGTCCAGAAGAAAGAGATGCGGCCAAGGGAGAAAGAATGGCCAATAGAAGAGGCAGAGGTGGTTCCAGAGGCAGCTTCAGAGGTAGTTTCAGAGGTGATAAAGGAAACTTTAGGGGCGGGAGTTACAACAGTCGTGGTGGTTCCTACAGAGGATCTACTTCCCGTGGTTCATTTAGAGGCGGAAGAGGAGGTTCCACATCTGTTCCACCTAGAAAAGAGAAAACTCCGTTAAATGAAATGGAAAGATCGACTGATACCCTTTATGTTAACAATATACCATACTATGCTAACAAACACGAATTGGCCCATTTCTTTGGTattaatgaagaagatgttGTGTTACCAATGAGAAGAATGAGAGATCAAAGAACTAAAAGAGTTTTCTTTTCCAAAAGAATGAACAGGGGTATCGCCTTTGTCACATTCACCGATCCAAACGTtgacattattaaaaaatctgAAGAATTCCAAGGCAAGGTCTTCCAAGATAGAGCAATTGTAGTGGATGTCGCTGCGTTAAAGCCAGTATTTCCTGGGGATAATGCTAACGAAGAGATAACTGATGGTTTAGAGGAAGAACAAAAGCCTGATACTGCAGCTGCAATTAACCAAGATGAATGA
- the TPHA0K02340 gene encoding uncharacterized protein encodes MAGFGGAGITLASISKYCCKKDPVSGQDTFRDCRWSCVLASISTLLVVVGASLATGNWPTEGAIGGLNHNNKRNIDYKNYTSINKMIENFNSIGLTVHDTWGNNYFEIGEKLYATNTWFRLHAPGFGPVANIYISPENSYLTTTHPNDHMNNPRNRKLVDYTERYDSSFWLGGGLITSYCRYNKGGSDLAAPKDTNIIFPAINSLQHIFTEVYGPYHWIINENNLSNRHIAEGVLSYSDTYDGTRPGFLPTGGIPSVCYGDHDEL; translated from the coding sequence ATGGCTGGTTTTGGTGGTGCGGGTATTACTCTTGCATCAATTAGTAAATATTGTTGCAAAAAAGACCCTGTTTCAGGGCAAGATACTTTCCGTGACTGTAGATGGTCATGCGTTTTAGCGAGTATCAGTACTCTATTAGTAGTTGTTGGCGCATCTTTGGCCACAGGAAACTGGCCTACTGAAGGAGCAATAGGTGGACTaaatcataataataaaagaaatattgattataaaaACTATACttctattaataaaatgatAGAGAATTTTAATTCTATTGGTTTAACAGTCCATGATACGTGGGGTAacaattattttgaaattggagaaaaattatatgcAACAAATACATGGTTTAGGTTACATGCACCTGGTTTTGGTCCGGTTgcaaatatttatattagCCCTGAAAATTCTTATCTCACAACAACGCATCCTAATGATCACATGAATAATCCTCGAAATAGAAAGTTGGTAGATTATACGGAGCGGTACGATTCATCATTTTGGTTGGGTGGGGGTTTGATCACCTCTTACTGTCGTTACAACAAAGGAGGTTCGGATCTTGCTGCACCTAAAGatacaaatattatttttccGGCAATAAACTCTCTTCAGCATATTTTTACAGAAGTTTATGGCCCATATCACTGGATtatcaatgaaaataacCTTTCAAACAGGCATATAGCAGAAGGAGTTTTAAGTTACTCTGATACATACGATGGTACCAGGCCTGGCTTTCTGCCTACTGGTGGTATCCCATCTGTGTGTTATGGTGACCACGACGAATTATAA
- the CBP2 gene encoding Cbp2p (similar to Saccharomyces cerevisiae CBP2 (YHL038C); ancestral locus Anc_4.4) codes for MGGNSYIKWLTLFKSCTIRESTNKNLTFYRNFPIITNAAKNALKTVNKSTPDSKVINIILPSDLQSIKANELSEILLYDSLLDEKLVIEFAVNPKYFKIKRKDRKFMWSSKEVLFQHPIRPRYKLLSESDNIKLFFNNTITLKSKFGNLTIQNISWPSLMVSKDCRGVAVNKSLYEKLKSTIDFQKIIAPFNDSELPIFLASSLPNNCDAIGLFPQYVEEHKKYFKDYDIFGALLKSGFCSETEYKNGQRILNKLSDKENIEIDSLVPHNITESITINDIIQYPRKSAQLKKLFRSKFPITSHDALRSMLLSNKSNISDYEVEVYKQVILFNIFIESMKLKSHSFKVNTFLQELNNCHHCIKSWDYYILENYFQLKHTPKPNTIKESIVVKKKFDAFLEKLYNYNIMMVCEQKAKKNQFHEIKTSYYGNSKKNNMNHLPRSITILSIMEDILKSLKYFGMFSPNLHRYINNNAILNENLPKKLDLGLIEKTLDNKKDIQISSNLKSGELINSLISGVLELEAFIFQSNTNKEVNYKEKLNSDSWYLVLEVRDSIGSEALDLLKYSTTISMQIKSPENNFPPLGSSICVNRIFIDSQNKLYLYQKKPSREYRYNQVTIKRNVINYSTLGKTCICVYICLPNSAFIGEYQRFTCK; via the coding sequence ATGGGAGGAAATTCATATATTAAATGGTTAACACTTTTTAAATCATGCACAATTCGTGAATCAACAAATAAGAACCTAACATTTTATCGAAATTTTCCAATCATCACGAATGCAGCTAAGAATGCTTTAAAAACTGTAAATAAATCTACTCCAGATTCAAAAGtgattaatattatattaccTAGTGATCTTCAATCGATTAAAGCAAATGAACTGTcagaaattttattatatgattCATTACTGGATGAGAAATTAGTTATAGAATTTGCTGTGAatccaaaatattttaaaataaaaaggaAAGATAGAAAATTTATGTGGAGCTCAAAAGAAGTTCTATTTCAGCATCCTATAAGACCGAGATATAAATTGCTGTCTGAATCTGATAATATAaagttattttttaataatactaTTACATTGAAATCCAAATTTGGAAATCTaacaattcaaaatatttcatgGCCTTCTCTTATGGTTAGTAAAGATTGTAGAGGTGTTGCTGTGAATAAATCACTTTATGAAAAGTTGAAAAGTACAATtgattttcaaaagataatAGCTCCTTTCAACGATTCAGAATTGCCAATTTTTCTGGCATCATCTTTACCAAATAATTGCGATGCTATAGGATTATTTCCTCAGTATGTAGAAGAgcataaaaaatattttaaggattatgatatttttggaGCGTTATTGAAATCTGGATTTTGTTCAGAAacagaatataaaaatggCCAGAGGATACTGAATAAACTATCAGATAAGgagaatattgaaattgacTCACTTGTACCGCATAATATTACGGAATCCATAACCATCAATgatataattcaatatccTAGGAAGTCAGCACAATTGAAGAAGCTATTCAGATCAAAGTTTCCAATAACTTCACATGATGCTCTCCGATCAATGTTGCTATCAAACAAAAGCAACATATCTGACTATGAAGTTGAGGTTTATAAGCAAGTTAtcttatttaatatattcatagAAAGCATGAAACTGAAATCACACTCTTTTAAAGTGAATACTTTTTTGCaagaattgaataattgtCATCATTGTATAAAGAGCTGGGATTACTATATTTTAGAGAACTATTTTCAACTTAAACACACGCCCAAACCAAATACAATAAAAGAATCAATAGTCGTtaagaaaaaatttgatgCGTTTTTAGAGAAGTTATACAATTATAACATTATGATGGTTTGTGAACAAAAGgcaaagaaaaatcaatttcatgAAATCAAGACATCTTACTATGGcaattcaaagaaaaataatatgaatCATTTGCCCAGGTCTATAAccattttatcaattatgGAGGATATCCTCAAGagtttaaaatattttggaatGTTTTCACCAAATTTGCATCgctatataaataataatgcgATACTAAATGAGAACTTACCAAAAAAACTAGATTTAGGcttaattgaaaaaactctagataataaaaaagatatacAGATAagttcaaatttaaaatcagGAGAGCttataaattcattgatttcAGGTGTACTTGAACTGGAAGCCTTTATATTCCAGAGCAACACCAATAAAGAGGttaattataaagaaaaattgaactCTGATAGTTGGTACCTTGTTTTGGAGGTCAGAGATTCAATAGGGTCCGAAGCACTCGATCTCTTAAAGTACAGCACAACCATTTCAATGCAAATCAAAAGTCCTGAAAATAACTTCCCACCTTTAGGAAGTTCTATTTGTGTTAATAGAATATTCATTGACAGTCAAAATAAACTTTACCTGTATCAAAAAAAACCCAGTAGAGAATACAGATACAATCAAGTTACAATCAAGCGCaatgtaataaattattcaacaCTAGGCAAGACATGTATATGTGTCTATATATGTCTACCCAATTCAGCTTTTATTGGAGAATATCAACGCTTCAcatgtaaataa
- the ARN1 gene encoding siderophore transporter, producing the protein MSSSDAKDTYSEKHSVNENIAEFQTDSDGEKKNIQNQSFQDIDENDVPKTAKRAMVIRKTEIMAAQYNKWYHHLFLLFTAFICGYGYGLDGNIRYIYTGYATSSYAEHSLLSTVTVINAVVSAVSQIYTPDFQIVFGRLYIIFLVAIVLYSVGTIIQSQAYDVQRYAAGAIFYNAGYSGVLFILLIILSDFSSLKWRLAYQFAPTWPFIINTWISGNITSAANPIENWSWDIGMRAFIIPLSCLPFIACMIHMEWKARKTPEWKELLKEKTFYEEHNGLWGTLVELFWRLDVAGLILMGSSLGCILVPLTLAGGTSSKWNHGNVIGPFILGFVLIPFFALWEKFFARDPLLPAKLVKDRGVWSAMGISFLIDFIYYMAADYLYTVLIVAVDESVKSATRISSLSSFVSTVASPFFALYLTRCSRLKPWIMLGCSLWMLAMGLLYYFRGGRESHSGIIGALCVWGVGTTLFTYPVTVSVQAAVSHENMATVTAANYTLYRIGSAIGAAVSGAIWTQTLYKQLYKHLQDIALATAAYSSPYTFTTNYAWGTPPEREAVVQAYRYVQRLETVVALVFCVPLIAFSLCLRDARLTDEVAHGNIAEGEIIVKSDSDPISEFFVKIFRRKHVVADDE; encoded by the coding sequence ATGTCGTCTTCTGATGCAAAGGATACTTACTCCGAGAAGCATTCagtaaatgaaaatatcgCTGAATTTCAAACTGATTCAGATGGtgagaaaaaaaatattcaaaatcaatCTTTTCAAGATATCgatgaaaatgatgttCCAAAAACTGCCAAGAGAGCAATGGTTATTAGAAAAACTGAAATTATGGCCGCACAATACAACAAATGgtatcatcatcttttCCTGTTATTCACAGCATTTATTTGTGGTTATGGTTACGGGTTAGATGGTAATATTAGATACATTTATACTGGTTATGCTACATCATCATATGCTGAGCATTCCTTACTTTCAACTGTCACCGTTATTAACGCAGTTGTTTCTGCTGTGTCACAAATATATACGCCAGACTTCCAGATTGTTTTTGGtagattatatattatttttctggTTGCCATTGTACTATACTCTGTAGGTACAATTATTCAATCCCAAGCCTACGATGTTCAAAGATATGCAGCAGGTgcaattttttataatgcTGGTTATTCTGGTGTCTTATTTATTCTGTTGATTATTTTGTCAGATTTTTCATCTTTGAAGTGGAGATTAGCATATCAATTTGCTCCTACTTGGccattcattattaatactTGGATTTCTGGTAATATTACTTCTGCAGCAAATCCAATTGAGAATTGGTCATGGGACATTGGTATGCGGGCATTCATCATTCCATTATCATGTCTTCCATTTATTGCATGCATGATCCACATGGAATGGAAGGCCAGAAAAACTCCAGAATGGAAAGAACTTctgaaagaaaaaacttTCTATGAAGAACATAACGGTTTATGGGGTACTCTAGTTGAATTATTTTGGAGATTGGATGTCGCTGGTCTTATACTAATGGGTAGTTCCTTAGGTTGCATACTTGTTCCATTGACATTAGCTGGTGGTACAAGTAGTAAATGGAATCATGGTAATGTTATTGGTCCTTTCATATTGGGTTTTGTTTTGATTCCATTTTTTGCTCTATGGGAAAAATTCTTTGCTAGAGACCCACTGTTACCTGCAAAATTAGTGAAAGATCGTGGTGTCTGGTCAGCAATGggtatttcatttttgattGATTTTATCTATTATATGGCAGCTGATTATCTATATACCGTTTTAATTGTTGCTGTTGATGAAAGTGTTAAATCAGCTACCAGAATTAGTAGTCTATCCTCTTTCGTTTCAACTGTTGCTTCTCCATTTTTTGCCCTTTATTTAACTAGGTGTTCAAGATTAAAACCTTGGATTATGTTAGGTTGCTCGTTATGGATGTTGGCAATGGGTTTACTTTACTATTTCAGAGGTGGCCGTGAATCACATTCAGGCATCATTGGTGCTCTATGTGTCTGGGGTGTTGGTACTACTCTGTTTACATATCCAGTTACCGTTTCGGTTCAAGCTGCTGTTTCTCATGAAAATATGGCAACTGTTACCGCTGCAAATTATACTTTATACAGAATAGGTTCTGCTATTGGTGCAGCTGTTTCAGGAGCAATCTGGACTCAGACCTTATATAAGCAATTGTACAAACATTTGCAAGACATTGCACTAGCTACAGCAGCATATTCATCACCATATACATTTACCACTAATTATGCCTGGGGCACCCCCCCGGAAAGAGAAGCTGTTGTTCAAGCTTACAGATATGTCCAAAGATTGGAAACTGTTGTTGCTCTAGTTTTCTGCGTTCCTTTGATAGCCTTTTCATTATGTTTAAGGGATGCACGTTTAACAGATGAAGTTGCACATGGAAATATCGCCGAAGGTGAAATAATAGTTAAATCTGACAGCGATCCAATTTCTGAATTTTTTGTTAAGATATTCAGAAGAAAACATGTTGTAGCGGATGATGAATAA